A single window of Oxyura jamaicensis isolate SHBP4307 breed ruddy duck chromosome 3 unlocalized genomic scaffold, BPBGC_Ojam_1.0 oxy39_random_OJ72175, whole genome shotgun sequence DNA harbors:
- the LOC118157113 gene encoding adropin-like yields the protein MGVAFSTGAVIAISFNCIIALLILILFLILCKACRTPSCPKKGPSSDADEARNEEKYLLQP from the coding sequence ATGGGGGTGGCTTTCTCCACTGGAGCAGTCATTGCGATTTCTTTCAACTGCATCATTGCATTActcatcctcatcctcttcctcaTTCTCTGCAAGGCCTGCAGGACCCCGTCGTGCCCCAAGAAGGGCCCCTCCTCTGATGCAGATGAGGCAAGGAACGAGGAGAAgtacctgctgcagccctga